From the genome of Colletotrichum higginsianum IMI 349063 chromosome 4, whole genome shotgun sequence, one region includes:
- a CDS encoding Alanyl-tRNA synthetase, with product MTAGGAVMLVRGARAHSQALSCGGWPGSGSSGAFVLALSRSRRACRSFYESTGPDSSLGPPLPRLRPHPLPLSLPLLPRSNANAAAALTSCPPRQKSHSCAGPDKMPTSSTSAIKPSFCWTRASVGSQTNTLTTPSGLISSSAIFPQRRFHSTSTSPAAVMAEPKWPGAVVRKTFLEFFEKRGHTIVPSSSVVPHNDPTLLFTNAGMNQFKPIFLGTISKADPMYSLKRATDTQKCIRAGGKHNDLDDVGKDSYHHTFFEMLGNWSFGDYFKKDAIEMSWELLTKVYGLDPSRLYVTYFEGNPDMGLEPDLEAKGLWQSVGVPEDHILPGNMKDNFWEMGDQGPCGPCSEVHYDKIGGRNASDLVNQDDPMVVEIWNNVFIQYDRQPDRSLKSLPAKHVDTGMGFERLVSALQNTVSNYATDIFTPLFQRIEEVTGARPYTDKYGADDVDGIDTAYRVVADHIRLLTFSMSDGAVPNNDGRGYVVRRVLRRGVRYARKYFNAEIGSFFSKILPALVDQMGEQFPEIVKKQQDIREILDEEEEAFARTLDRGEAQFEKYANAAIKKGEKKLSGAEVWRLYDTFGFPVDLTKLMAEERKLEIDDDEVKVAQDKAREASKVVKNSVQTFAKLNVHQIAELEQQLNVARTDDEGKYVKGDSKAKVQLIYDGKAFVKSTKDVAENTPLGLLLDKTNFYAESGGQVADTGRIVIDDVAEFKVLDVQNYGGYIVHNGYLEYGTLSSGNEVICEYDELRRSPIRNNHTGTHILNHSLREVLGDDINQKGSLVDNEKLRFDFSHKTAVTIPELKKIEDFSNSYIRQNGKIYAKEVDLDLAKGIEGVRAVFGETYPNPVRVVSVGVDVDTLLGNPKNPEWRKVSVEFCGGTHVEQTGLIKDLVIVEESGIAKGIRRIIAYTGDAAHQVQREADEFSKRLDALEALPFGPEKEQEIKTTQHALNQLTISTLTKEDIKKRFDKIIKSVTDEQKKRQKAEAKTALDTVVAHFDKNKDSKWFVGQLPISANAKAIGEVVKHFQSKDKERSVYLFGGSKNEGSVAHGVYVGTHLSSQGVTAEQWAAQVSGVVGGKSGGKEPTRQGQGTNAENLDEAVATAERWLKEKLSI from the exons ATGACGGCGGGAGGAGCTGTTATGCTCGTACGAGGGGCGCGGGCGCATTCACAGGCGCTCAGCTGTGGCGGATGGCCTGGGTCGGGGAGCTCTGGCGCTTTTGTACTGGCCTTGAGTCGTTCCCGGCGGGCTTGTAGAAGTTTCTACGAAAGCACCGGGCCAGACAGCTCCTTGGGGCCGCCCCTACCACGCCTGCGTCCGCATCCGCTCCCGCTATCGCTGCCCCTCCTACCCCGAAGCAATGCGAATGCAGCTGCCGCGCTAACAAGCTGCCCACCCCGCCAAAAGAGTCACAGCTGTGCCGGCCCTGATAAAATGCCCACCTCCTCCACATCTGCAATCAAACCCTCTTTTTGCTGGACTCGAGCGTCGGTCGGATCCCAGACAAATACACTTACGACGCCGTCTGGTCTCATCTCATCAAGTGCCATCTTCCCGCAGAGGCGCTTCCATTCTACTTCGACATCACCCGCTGCAGTCATGGCTGAGCCAAAGTGGCCCGGCGCCGTTGTGCGCAAGACTTTCCTCGAGTTCTTCGAGAAGAGGGGCCACACTATTG ttccctcctcctccgtcgtccCTCACAATGACCCCACCTTGCTCTTCACCAATGCGGGCATGAACCAGTTCAAGCCCATCTTCCTTGGAACGATCTCAAAGGCCGATCCCATGTACTCCCTGAAGCGTGCGACCGACACCCAGAAGTGCATTCGTGCTGGTGGCAAGCACAACGAtctcgacgatgtcggcAAGGACAGCTACCACCACACCTTCTTCGAGATGCTGGGCAACTGGTCCTTCGGAGACTACTTTAAGAAGGACGCAATTGAGATGTCTTGGGAGCTTCTGACAAAGGTCTACGGCCTGGACCCTTCCCGTCTGTACGTCACCTACTTCGAGGGCAACCCCGACATGGGCCTCGAGCCCGACCTGGAGGCCAAGGGCCTGTGGCAATCTGTTGGTGTCCCCGAGGACCACATCCTGCCCGGTAACATGAAGGACAACTTCTGGGAGATGGGCGACCAAGGGCCCTGCGGACCTTGCAGTGAGGTTCACTACGACAAGATCGGCGGCCGCAACGCCTCTGACTTGGTCAACCAGGATGACCCCATGGTTGTCGAGATCTGGAACAACGTTTTCATCCAGTACGACCGCCAGCCCGATAGATCTCTGAAGTCCCTGCCCGCAAAGCACGTCGATACCGGCATGGGTTTCGAGCGTCTCGTGTCCGCCCTCCAGAACACCGTCTCCAACTACGCCACCGATATTTTCACACCCTTGTTTCAGAGGATAGAAGAGGTCACCGGCGCCAGACCGTACACTGACAAGTACGGCGCTGACGACGTTGATGGCATCGACACCGCTTACCGTGTCGTTGCTGATCACATACGCCTGTTAACCTTCTCCATGTCCGACGGCGCTGTTCCCAACAACGACGGACGCGGATATGTCGTTCGCCGAGTCTTGCGTCGCGGCGTTCGTTATGCCCGCAAGTACTTCAACGCCGAGATCGgatccttcttctccaagatTCTCCCTGCTCTTGTTGACCAGATGGGCGAGCAGTTCCCTGAAATCGTCAAAAAGCAGCAGGACATCAGGGAGATTctggatgaggaggaggaggcctTCGCCCGTACCCTTGACCGTGGTGAGGCACAGTTCGAGAAGTATGCCAACGCTGCCATCAAAaagggcgagaagaagctctcTGGTGCCGAGGTCTGGAGACTTTACGACACTTTTGGCTTCCCTGTGGATCTGACCAAGCTCATGGCCGAGGAGCGTAAGCTTgagatcgacgacgacgaggtcaaggTTGCTCAAGACAAGGCTCGTGAGGCCAGCAAAGTCGTCAAGAACTCCGTCCAGACCTTCGCAAAGCTAAACGTTCATCAAATTGCCGAGCTTGAGCAACAACTCAACGTTGCGAGAACGGATGACGAGGGTAAGTACGTCAAGGGTGACTCCAAGGCCAAGGTACAACTGATCTACGACGGCAAGGCCTTTGTCAAGTCAACCAAGGATGTTGCCGAGAACACTCCCCTGGGTCTGTTGCTGGACAAGACCAACTTCTACGCCGAGTCCGGTGGCCAGGTCGCTGACACTGGGCGCATCGTCATTGATGATGTTGCCGAGTTCAAGGTCCTGGATGTACAGAACTACGGAGGGTATATTGTCCACAACGGTTACCTCGAGTATGGCACGTTGTCATCCGGCAACGAGGTGATCTGCGAATACGATGAGCTGAGGAGATCTCCCATCCGCAATAACCACACCGGTACCCACATCCTCAATCACTCTCTTCGCGaagtcctcggcgacgacattAACCAAAAGGGCTCTTTGGTGGACAACGAGAAGTTGCGTTTTGACTTTTCCCACAAGACTGCCGTGACCATTCCTGAGCTGAAGAAGATCGAGGACTTCTCCAACTCGTACATCCGCCAGAACGGCAAGATTTACGCCAAGGAAGTGGATCTCGACCTGGCCAAGGGAATCGAGGGTGTCCGCGCTGTATTCGGCGAGACATACCCCAACCCCGTCCGTGTTGTGTCCGTTGGCGTTGATGTCGACACGCTGCTTGGCAACCCCAAGAACCCTGAATGGCGCAAGGTCAGCGTTGAGTTCTGCGGTGGAACTCACGTCGAGCAGACCGGGCTCATCAAGGACCTggtcatcgtcgaggagaGCGGCATTGCCAAGGGTATCCGCCGCATCATCGCCTACACGGGCGATGCTGCGCACCAGGTGCAGCGTGAGGCTGACGAGTTCTCCAAGCGTCTGGATGCACTCGAGGCGTTGCCTTTCGGCCCCGAGAAGGAGCAGGAGATCAAGACGACCCAGCACGCTCTGAACCAGCTGACCATCTCCACTCTCACCAAGGAGGACATCAAGAAGCGGTTTGACAAGATCATCAAGTCTGTCACTGACGAGCAGAAGAAGCGccagaaggccgaggccaagactGCGCTCGACACCGTTGTCGCTCACTTCGATAAGAACAAGGACTCCAAGTGGttcgtcggccagctcccCATCTCTGCCAACGCCAAGGCCATCGGCGAGGTTGTCAAGCACTTTCAAtccaaggacaaggagcgCTCCGTCTACCTTTTTGGTGGGAGCAAGAACGAGGGCTCGGTTGCCCATGGTGTCTATGTTGGAACT CACCTGTCCTCTCAAGGCGTTACTGCAGAGCAATGGGCTGCTCAGGTTAGCGGAGTTGTCGGAGGTAAAtccggcggcaaggagccTACCCGTCAAGGACAGGGCACCAATGCCGAGAACTTGGATGAAGCTGTCGCCACGGCGGAGAGGTGgctcaaggagaagctcaGCATTTGA
- a CDS encoding MADS-box protein GGM13, whose translation MGRRKIEIKAIKDDRNRSVTFLKRKGGLFKKAHELSVLCSVDVAVFIFGSNKKLYEYSSTDMREMITRYTYHGGPNEHKGPSDFNGGNDEDEDEDPEGTPPQEPQMIPPQFQGQASFPHMRHHTPSASPPIPNGMSFQQHPGHPVQRGHTPQPGMVSRPGSRQEIRRMGPSMGPQPVGPGSQQPPVNGFAYMPNPAIYNPQNQSNMPPNMPHGLPQQHGPQYPSYPPSHHPPHMQQYMEDQRRSMPPSYPQPQGQQGPGPQVSRISPSPPQPPTQQLPPQPPQITPPPPQPQQLDHQHQQPQPPQPPQQQQQQSQAPPPPQSQEASMPAPMEPRSEQQERPQPPLLNTDSAIKKLPQRKQHSIFTPIDENRSILSQHLASFASEQNSIKVESNRPPFPDQSNIKIEGNRSQSVDVGAVSRTNGSTTSPPIPSRASTQSLSKTRNISVSSIPETMFTPPSRTNSMKLGGGARPRLRVEIPDEPSDGGSATAESNSPRNSTDTTSQTTRRHASESHSSGMVLPPPSPSAQTLLSAGATGPPNPFARPPPQQNNNMNIDTPVSALPSRFLNNEFLPSPSSFYPEWYSRGGSDSNTLPSPLNFATPVVGSGPSFLRDDNNTGTKRKSPEISISGPHEGPEVGNEPKRVRVDS comes from the exons ATGGGACGCAGAAAGATTGAGATCAAAGCCATCAAGGATGACAGGAACCGTTCTGT CACCTTTTTGAAGAGGAAGGGTGGCCTATTCAAGAAGGCGCACGAGCTTTCCGTCCTGTGCTCTGTGGACGTCGCTGTCTTCATCTTTGGCAGCAACAAGAAGCTGTACGAGTACTCTTCCACAGACATGCGGGAGATGATCACCAGGTATACCTAC CACGGTGGCCCCAACGAGCATAAGGGCCCCTCAGACttcaacggcggcaacgacgaggacgaagatgaggacCCCGAAggcacgccgccgcaggaGCCTCAAATGATCCCTCCTCAGTTCCAAGGACAAGCTTCTTTCCCCCACATGCGACACCACACGCCGTCAGCGTCTCCTCCCATCCCGAACGGCATGTCTTTTCAGCAGCACCCTGGCCATCCCGTGCAACGCGGCCACACGCCACAGCCTGGCATGGTATCGCGTCCTGGTTCTCGACAAGAAATTCGCCGTATGGGACCGAGTATGGGCCCCCAGCCCGTCGGCCCTGGATCTCAGCAACCTCCCGTCAACGGCTTTGCGTACATGCCTAACCCGGCCATATACAATCCTCAGAATCAATCCAACATGCCCCCAAACATGCCTCACGGACTCCCCCAGCAGCATGGCCCTCAATACCCATCGTACCCCCCTAGCCACCACCCCCCGCACATGCAACAGTACATGGAAGATCAGCGCCGCTCCATGCCGCCCAGCTACCCGCAACCGCAAGGTCAGCAAGGGCCCGGGCCTCAAGTTTCTCGGATCTCGCCATCTCCGCCACAGCCTCCCACCCAGCAATTGCCGCCGCAACCGCCTCAGATCACACCCCCGCCACCACAGCCTCAGCAGCTTgaccatcagcatcagcagccgCAACCTCCACAGCCtccacagcagcagcagcagcagtcccaggcgccgccgccgccgcaatcCCAGGAGGCATCAATGCCGGCGCCAATGGAACCGCGATCGGAGCAACAAGAGCGACCCCAACCACCACTTCTGAATACGGACAGCGCAATTAAGAAGCTACCGCAGCGCAAGCAGCACAGCATCTTCACGCCTATTGACGAGAACCGCTCCATCCTATCCCAGCATTTGGCCTCGTTCGCCTCGGAGCAAAACAGCATCAAGGTAGAGTCTAATCGCCCTCCATTCCCTGATCAGAGCAACATCAAGATTGAGGGCAATCGGTCCCAGTCcgtcgatgtcggcgccgTATCCCGAACCAATGGTTCCACGACGTCTCCGCCCATACCTTCACGGGCCAGCACTCAGTCTCTAAGTAAGACCCGAAACATCTCAGTATCGTCAATTCCAGAGACAATGTTTACTCCGCCGTCTCGCACCAACAGCATGAAGCTTGGAGGTGGTGCGCGGCCGCGTTTGAGGGTGGAGATTCCCGACGAACCTTCGGATGGCGGTAGCGCAACTGCCGAGTCAAACTCTCCTCGCAACTCAACCGACACTACATCCCAGACGACTCGGCGCCACGCATCCGAGTCACATTCTTCCGGCATGGTGCTGCCGCCACCATCCCCGTCAGCCCAAACGCTTTTGTCGGCTGGCGCTACGGGCCCGCCAAACCCGTTtgcccgcccgcctcccCAGCAAAACAACAACATGAATATTGACACACCCGTGTCCGCTCTCCCATCCCGATTCTTGAACAACGAGTTCTTACCTAGCCCCAGCAGTTTTTACCCGGAGTGGTATTCGCGGGGCGGCAGTGACAGCAACACACTGCCTAGTCCTTTGAACTTTGCGACTCCCGTTGTCGGCTCTGGTCCCAGTTTCTTGAGAGACGACAACAACACGGGCACGAAGCGCAAGAGCCCCGAGATCAGCATAAGCGGACCACACGAGGGTCCCGAGGTTGGCAACGAGCCCAAGAGAGTGCGGGTCGATTCTTGA
- a CDS encoding Ubiquitin-protein ligase sel1, producing MDAYLVARQTAANSNELPPGWVIQNGRAIPWWYSRTGVIVKWSVFLGLTTLFAAFLVIGYVHGKRRMKKGLIPLGYHRWLFSRAQLARVDSRYAWPTASYNTYRPEYYNTHPNAPAGGYYGMQGMPPPTYDPNAARPPVYAPPDGGSKVDPSQEYGVSPPAGPPPPPAAVAANHAGQAYPYRSQ from the exons ATGGACGCCTACTTGGTTGCTCGGCAGACTGCGGCCAACTCCAACGAACTCCCTCCCGGCTGGGTCATCCAGAATGGACGAGCGATTCCCTGGTGGTATAGTCGG ACgggcgtcatcgtcaagtggtccgtcttcctcggcctcacGACGCTCTTCGCCgccttcctcgtcatcggctACGTCCACGGCAAGCGTCGCATGAAGAAGGGCCTTATCCCGCTTGGCTACCACCGCTGGCTCTTCAGCCGCGCCCAGCTCGCTCGCGTCGACAGCCGCTATGCCTGGCCCACCGCCTCCTACAACACCTACCGCCCGGAATACTACAACACCCACCCGAACgccccggccggcggctATTATGGCATGCAggggatgccgccgcccacctACGATCCCAACGCCGCTAGGCCTCCCGTCTACGCGCCCCCCGACGGCGGTTCCAAGGTTGACCCGTCCCAAGAGTACGGcgtctcgccgcccgccgggccgcccccgccacccgccgccgtcgcggcgaACCATGCCGGGCAGGCTTACCCGTACAGGTCGCAGTGA
- a CDS encoding DNA repair protein Dds20/Mei5 yields MFTPAAKRRRVDVANETLRKPFKSPMVRDREAGPDTAAEDGAAPSPPPKPNWETRADSDSGAGPGSTTAASVATRPRPVGLQAVTPAKQMGAPSRRPFSVPRPQLHPGASPSPTRGVLHGTGSVAKGGASMPGSSKVTREAEGREEIIRQAGRIRSAGEGETDEELVGLIEKWRAAGRIAAEEVFEGSRERVEGMGGLKGMRKAQREDGVRFAKRMREEEKHDEERRRGRVDADGYVEEEGEREQSPRELRVNDDGGEVCEDDEEVEVSTTRTGDGEERGANDRQEFTMGTMLRSMNIDFDIIGYDEDAGWWRDG; encoded by the coding sequence ATGTTCACCCCAGCCGCAAAACGAAGAAGGGTAGATGTTGCCAACGAGACGCTTCGGAAACCCTTCAAGTCACCCATGGTGCGGGACCGGGAGGCGGGACccgacaccgccgccgaggatggtgCAGCACCATCTCCGCCACCGAAGCCGAACTGGGAGACCCGTgcggactcggactcgggTGCAGGTCCGGGTAGCACAACGGCCGCGTCGGTTGCCACGAGGCCGCGACCAGTTGGGCTTCAGGCCGTGACGCCGGCGAAGCAGATGGGCGCACCCTCGCGCCGGCCGTTCAGTGTGCCACGGCCACAGTTACATCCGGGGGCGTCTCCTTCGCCAACAAGGGGGGTTCTTCACGGAACTGGGTCGGTCGCAAAGGGCGGAGCTTCGATGCCGGGCAGTAGTAAGGTCACGAGGGAGGCCGAGGGCAGAGAGGAGATCATCCGGCAGGCTGGCCGGATCCGCagcgcgggcgagggcgagacggacgaggagcttgTGGGGTTGATTGAGAAGTggagggcggcgggccgGATCGCGGCGGAGGAAGTGTTTGAGGGTTCTCGGGAGAGGGTGGAAGGGATGGGCGGATTGAAGGGTATGAGGAAAGCTCAGAGGGAAGACGGTGTCCGATTTGCGAAGAGGATGcgcgaggaagagaagcaTGACGAGGAAAGGCGCCGTGGGAGAGTTGATGCGGATGGATatgttgaggaggagggggagagggagcaGTCGCCTCGGGAGTTGAGAGTTAATGATGATGGAGGTGAGGTGTGtgaagatgatgaggaggtcgaggtgaGTACTACGAGAACcggggacggggaggagCGAGGCGCTAACGACAGACAGGAGTTCACCATGGGCACAATGCTCAGGAGCATGAACATCGACTTTGACATCATTGGATACGATGAGGACGCCGGATGGTGGAGAGACGGGTGA
- a CDS encoding Transcription initiation factor TFIID subunit 1: MGADTIKSPPPREDLQKSQDAQDDEQIERTLSQLQNGGELGITIDDTPFDQSGKADDAQDFEDISDDDLPDEEEGNVATSLSVPGLTDDGGTSNDTDDLFGDGPSSPTEAPGPPSPAPHVHDSDDADASQYRDINFDPEPGYEAANQDPEIPAPAETAEDLVKQAWPTWQKGVILKWNELLPPKKARWIEKKPTKRLKTLMFSKLTLDLAADQEKLFRIPGPATVTRKQRRIDDDAKGLVTCALQESSDEAEAEEFNLEQDSDSEAVAGFTLHDIEMVCDDWSIRIEQAEQDFNNQKAQEAAAEAAAAASLKRAHDDAFDFDWEAEFLEDEESKPPPRKKTRPPPPKGLPEIPRFTAPSFDSFEDVTKRASKRVVLDLNDPYLILEEAESQRGPKRQRIEHKMTRMANGHMRPDLSSRFNMSNDDAYEALKENHQHKVRATLGNLAVEHSMPALKLAWPFYKVKLDIRRDGFHRPHFKFGKHERQLIRFSKLGFHKRKTMKGKAHEVFKTTKDLGITDNSTAVLFEYCERTPPVLSNFGMGNRVINYYRKKKMDDEETPPKMEIGESHVLLPEDRSPFAIFGEVEVGQTMPTLHNQMYRAPIFKHKPRSTDFLCVRSSTGVDGSSWYLHKIDHLYVVGQTFPSVEVPGPHSRKVTNASKNRIKMISYRMMRRNEHSLVNLSEVTKHIADSTDAQNRQKLKEFLVYAKVEKGLWGLRPNEQLMDENSIRAMIKPEDVCLIDGMQLGMQMLEDAGFDPNNVNLEEENEEAAEEDDEERTGAGTAKGSKKAAEKNEEKLADKMAPWKTSKAFIDACAGKAMLKLHGQGDPTGHGLGFSFIRTSMKGGYIETVQKGGSHTTAADAMAAHPDTQRMKNGHAYNVKEQEQMYRKGIREIWDKQKASLEDGTEKDDDLVVPPPPDEDDRFNPQRAQTPAHADEGMSQITGLTTSTSRNQRKKLKITREVLNEQGAVEQKVIILEDPVIIDRYIKRKKELELEDFKYELPPRLPPPHPLSGLSFNIHALPAHIVMCLVSTKDDPPESLTTTDVAWLSRQYPSVDAEHLIDHLAGLIRSSNGSTGTSNAVSDESNRKDSTDPRVGPTPDPLKQSELLLALPESVPIVDRSDTLRPTRSIAPFAFILPPRPTSDLKSMFRRGGNRRFVLLCKFLRKRRRASVRSPSPPVREGEETQKPKRHEPLSRGAKQSMAKKQAAKKPAASKGQPKEMQQPKAKKYRLCPMLNGTMKTDNGIAEHGGFGTYNAPAGGAGSPGP, translated from the exons ATGGGCGCCGACACTATCAAGTCTCCGCCACCTCGCGAGGACCTTCAAAAGTCCCAGGACGCTCAGGACGACGAGCAAATCGAACGAACCCTCAGCCAGCTTCAGAATGGCGGCGAGCTTGGAATCACTATCGACGACACACCCTTTGATCAGTCTGGAAAGGCGGACGATGCCCAAGATTTTGAAGACATCAGCGACGATGATCTCCcggatgaagaggaaggcAACGTCGCTACTTCCTTGTCTGTTCCAGGTCTCACCGATGACGGAGGTACGAGTAACGACACCGACGACCTATTTGGAGATGGCCCTTCTTCCCCGACCGAGGCGCCCGGTCCGCCATCACCAGCTCCACATGTTCACGATTccgatgatgccgatgcATCGCAATACCGAGACATCAACTTCGACCCCGAGCCTGGCTACGAGGCTGCCAACCAGGACCCAGAGATTCCAGCTCCCGCAGAGACTGCCGAAGACCTGGTCAAGCAAGCCTGGCCCACCTGGCAGAAGGGTGTCATACTGAAATGGAATGAGCTTTTGCCTCCCAAGAAGGCTCGGTGGATCGAGAAGAAGCCTACCAAGAGACTAAAGACGCTCATGTTTTCCAAACTCACATTGGATCTGGCGGCCGACCAGGAGAAGCTCTTCCGCATTCCCGGGCCTGCTACTGTGACCCGCAAACAGAGGCGcattgacgacgacgccaaagGCCTTGTGACGTGCGCCTTGCAGGAATCTTCTGATGAGGCCGAAGCGGAAGAATTCAACCTGGAGCaggactcggactcggaggCAGTGGCCGGGTTCACGCTCCACGACATTGAGATGGTGTGTGATGACTGGTCCATTCGCatcgagcaggccgagcaAGACTTCAACAATCAGAAGGCTCAAGAAGCAGCGGCCGAGGCTGCAGCGGCTGCGTCTCTCAAGCGCGCCCACGACGATGCTTTTGACTTTGACTGGGAGGCTGAATTTCTTGAGGACGAAGAATCAAAGCCGCCACCACGGAAGAAGACGCGacctccgccgccaaagGGGTTGCCCGAGATTCCTCGATTCACCGCACCCTCATTCGACTCCTTCGAAGATGTAACCAAACGTGCATCCAAACGAGTTGTTCTCGACCTGAACGACCCTTACCTAATTTTGGAAGAAGCCGAATCACAGCGCGGTCCCAAGCGCCAGCGCATTGAGCATAAGATGACGCGCATGGCCAATGGACACATGAGACCCGACTTATCCTCTCGCTTCAACATGTCTAACGATGACGCGTACGAGGCACTGAAGGAGAATCACCAGCACAAGGTCAGAGCGACTCTGGGCAACCTGGCTGTTGAGCACAGCATGCCGGCTCTCAAACTCGCATGGCCCTTCTACAAGGTCAAGCTGGACATTCGCAGAGACGGTTTCCATCGACCTCACTTCAAGTTCGGCAAGCACGAGCGTCAGTTGATCCGATTCAGTAAGCTGGGCTTCCACAAGCGCAAAACGATGAAGGGCAAGGCACACGAAGTTTTTAAAACTACCAAGGATTTGGGCATCACAGACAACTCAACTGCAGTGCTCTTCGAATACTGCGAGAGGACGCCCCCGGTTCTCTCCAACTTTGGCATGGGAAACCGTGTCATCAACTACTATCGCAAAAAGaagatggacgacgaggagacgcCCCCGAAAATGGAAATTGGCGAGTCACACGTTCTGTTGCCCGAGGACAGGTCACCGTTCGCCATATTTGGCGAGGTTGAAGTCGGACAGACGATGCCTACGTTGCACAACCAGATGTATCGGGCACCCATATTCAAGCACAAGCCGCGGTCCACCGACTTCCTCTGCGTTCGGAGCTCCACAGGCGTGGATGGATCAAGTTGGTACCTGCACAAGATCGATCATCTTTACGTGGTCGGCCAAACATTCCCTTCCGTCGAGGTGCCAGGCCCTCACTCCAGGAAGGTCACCAATGCCTCCAAGAACAGAATCAAGATGATCTCGTATCGCATGATGAGGAGAAACGAGCACAGCCTCGTCAACCTATCGGAGGTAACGAAGCACATTGCCGATAGTACAGATGCCCAAAATAGGCAAAAGCTGAAAGAGTTCCTCGTCTACGCAAAGGTTGAGAAAGGCCTTTGGGGTCTGAGACCGAACGAGCAACTGATGGATGAAAACTCCATCCGTGCCATGATCAAGCCCGAAGACGTATGCTTGATCGACGGCATGCAGCTTGGCATGCAAATGCTGGAAGACGCAGGGTTTGACCCTAACAATGTCAACCTCGAAGAAGAgaacgaggaggccgccgaagaagatgacgaggaaCGCACCGGTGCAGGCACCGCCAAGGGCAGCAAAAAAGCTGCCGAGAAgaacgaggagaagctggccgacaAGATGGCGCCATGGAAGACCAGCAAAGCCTTCATTGATGCGTGCGCCGGCAAGGCCATGTTGAAGCTTCACGGACAGGGCGACCCCACAGGTCACGGCCTTGGTTTCAGTTTCATCAGAACCTCCATGAAGGGCGGTTACATCGAGACTGTTCAGAAGGGTGGTTCCCATACAACTGCGGCCGATGCCATGGCAGCCCATCCGGACACACAGCGGATGAAGAACGGGCACGCTTACAACGTCAAGGAACAAGAGCAAATGTACAGAAAGGGTATTCGCGAAATTTGGGACAAGCAGAAAGCCAGCCTGGAGGACGGCACAGAAAAGgatgatgacctcgtcgtccctcCACCGCCGGATGAAGACGACCGATTCAACCCTCAGAGAGCACAGACCCCCGCGCATGCCGATGAAGGAATGAGTCAAATCACTGGCCTGACAACATCCACCAGTCGGAACCAGCGAAAGAAGCTCAAGATTACCCGAGAAGTCCTCAATGAGCAGGGCGCTGTTGAGCAAAAGGTCATCATCCTTGAAGACCCTGTCATTATAGACCGATACATcaagagaaagaaggagTTGGAGTTGGAGGATTTCAAGTACGAACTCCCGCCACGGCtaccccctccccatcccctcTCCGGTCTATCCTTCAACATCCATGCGCTCCCCGCTCACATAGTCATGTGTTTAGTATCTACGAAGGACGACCCACCGGAGTCGCTGACGACGACCGACGTCGCCTGGTTGAGTAGGCAATATCCTTCAGTAGATGCTGAACACCTGATTGACCACCTAGCAGGATTGATAAGGAGCTCGAACGGCTCAACAGGAACAAGCAACGCCGTATCGGACGAGAGCAACAGAAAGGACTCCACCGATCCAAGAGTGGGACCGACGCCGGATCCCCTGAAGCAGAGCGAGCTGCTACTGGCACTACCCGAAAGTGTGCCAATTGTGGACAGGTCGGACACATTAAGACCAACAAGAAGTATTGCTCCCTTTGCTTTTATTCTACCTCCCCGTCCAACCTCAGACCTCAAGAGCATGTTCAGACGTGGGGGAAACCGTCGCTTCGTTCTGCTGTGCAAGTTCCTGCGCAAGCGTCGACGGGCGTCTGTCCGTTCCCCGTCCCCGCCAGTACGAGAAGGCGAAGAGACGCAAAAGCCAAAGCGCCACGAACCCCTAAGCCGAGGGGCCAAGCAGTCAATGGCCAAAAAGcaggcggcgaagaagccaGCGGCGTCCAAGGGACAGCCAAAAGAAATGCAGCAACCAAAGGCCAAAAAGTACAG GCTTTGCCCCATGCTTAATGGCACGATGAAAACCGACAACGGCATCGCGGAACATGGCGGCTTCGGTACCTACAATGCTCCAGCGGGCGGTGCTGGCTCGCCCGGGCCATGA